One Vibrio campbellii CAIM 519 = NBRC 15631 = ATCC 25920 genomic window carries:
- the ispC gene encoding 1-deoxy-D-xylulose-5-phosphate reductoisomerase, translating into MQKLTILGATGSIGASTLKVVEQNPELFSIVALAASTNVEKMVALCRKWQPKYAVMADKAAALALQSELASVSPSTEVLGGVDALCHVSALEEVDSVMAAIVGAAGLLPTMAAVKAGKRVLLANKEALVMSGQLFINAVEEHGAELLPVDSEHNAIFQCLPQQVQTSLGRCNLEEHGISSILLTGSGGPFRYTDIAELEKVTPAQAIAHPNWSMGPKISVDSATMMNKGLEYIEAKWLFNAAREQLKVIIHPQSVIHSMVQYRDGSVLAQMGEPDMATPIALTMSYPSRVDAGVKPLDFTQVGELTFLQPDFARYPCLKLAIDACYEGQHATTALNAANEVAVDAFLNNRLGFTDIARINESVLNKITASHKSENVNSLESLIELDRMSRTIALEFLRERS; encoded by the coding sequence ATGCAAAAGTTAACGATTCTTGGTGCAACAGGCTCAATCGGTGCAAGCACACTTAAAGTGGTTGAACAAAACCCTGAGCTGTTTTCTATCGTCGCATTAGCGGCAAGCACTAACGTTGAAAAGATGGTCGCGCTCTGCCGTAAATGGCAACCAAAATACGCTGTGATGGCGGATAAAGCGGCGGCATTGGCTCTGCAATCAGAACTGGCTTCTGTCTCGCCAAGCACTGAGGTGTTAGGTGGTGTTGATGCGCTTTGTCATGTGTCTGCCTTAGAAGAAGTTGACAGCGTGATGGCAGCGATCGTTGGTGCGGCTGGTTTGCTACCAACGATGGCGGCAGTGAAAGCCGGCAAGCGTGTGCTATTGGCAAACAAAGAAGCACTGGTGATGTCCGGTCAACTGTTCATTAACGCAGTAGAAGAGCATGGCGCAGAGCTACTTCCTGTAGACAGCGAGCACAACGCGATCTTCCAGTGTTTACCTCAGCAAGTTCAAACCAGCCTAGGTCGTTGTAACCTAGAAGAGCATGGTATTTCATCAATTCTGTTAACCGGTTCTGGTGGTCCATTCCGTTATACCGATATCGCAGAGCTAGAGAAAGTAACCCCAGCACAAGCGATTGCTCACCCGAACTGGTCAATGGGCCCTAAGATCTCGGTTGATTCAGCAACCATGATGAACAAAGGTCTTGAGTACATTGAAGCGAAATGGCTGTTTAATGCGGCTCGTGAACAGTTGAAGGTGATTATTCACCCTCAGTCGGTGATTCACTCAATGGTGCAATACCGAGACGGTTCAGTCTTGGCGCAAATGGGCGAACCTGATATGGCAACTCCGATTGCGTTGACTATGTCTTACCCATCTCGTGTGGATGCTGGTGTCAAACCACTCGACTTTACTCAAGTGGGCGAGTTGACGTTCCTTCAACCCGATTTTGCTCGCTACCCATGTTTGAAGTTGGCGATTGATGCGTGTTACGAAGGCCAACATGCTACGACCGCTCTGAATGCAGCGAACGAAGTCGCAGTAGATGCTTTCTTAAATAACCGCTTAGGCTTCACTGATATCGCTCGCATCAATGAATCAGTTTTGAACAAAATCACTGCAAGCCATAAAAGTGAGAATGTGAATAGCTTGGAAAGCTTGATAGAGCTAGATAGAATGTCACGAACTATCGCCTTAGAATTTTTACGCGAGCGTAGCTAA
- a CDS encoding phosphatidate cytidylyltransferase yields MKQRIITALILAPLVILGIFKLPLIGFIIALTAITLLGFWEWTQFTESKSRIAALVPAVVVTGFSFLFISPDAVSLNQLAAPHYTVLALGFVWWIIASTMAITYPKTTNLWQGSKALRHVFGFLTLIPFLWSVIILRASDISVDPYHGAKLVLYVCFLVWAADSGAYFAGKSMGKRKMAPHVSPNKTIEGLIGGIIAALIVGWLFAGWFDIQFTSPVHMVIITLITVVISVLGDLVESMFKRVSGIKDSSNIIPGHGGILDRIDSLTAAFPVFALLYYVF; encoded by the coding sequence TTGAAACAGAGAATAATAACAGCACTAATTTTAGCTCCCCTTGTAATTTTAGGTATTTTTAAATTACCCCTAATCGGCTTCATCATCGCTTTGACGGCGATTACGCTATTAGGTTTTTGGGAGTGGACCCAGTTTACAGAAAGCAAATCACGCATCGCTGCCCTCGTACCAGCCGTTGTCGTAACCGGATTCAGTTTTCTATTCATTTCGCCTGATGCAGTAAGCCTTAACCAACTGGCAGCACCGCATTACACAGTTTTAGCGCTCGGTTTTGTTTGGTGGATTATCGCCAGCACAATGGCCATTACTTACCCTAAAACCACCAACCTATGGCAAGGCAGCAAAGCGCTTCGTCATGTGTTTGGTTTTCTGACTTTGATCCCTTTCCTTTGGAGCGTGATCATTCTTAGAGCTTCCGATATTTCAGTAGATCCATACCACGGCGCAAAACTTGTGCTGTATGTTTGCTTCTTGGTATGGGCTGCAGACAGTGGCGCTTACTTTGCTGGTAAAAGCATGGGTAAACGTAAAATGGCGCCGCATGTGAGTCCAAACAAGACTATCGAAGGTTTGATTGGCGGCATCATCGCAGCATTGATTGTTGGTTGGTTGTTCGCAGGTTGGTTTGATATCCAATTCACCAGCCCAGTTCACATGGTGATCATTACATTGATTACGGTTGTGATTTCCGTACTTGGTGACCTAGTAGAAAGCATGTTCAAACGTGTTTCAGGCATCAAAGACAGCAGCAATATTATTCCAGGGCACGGCGGTATTCTTGATCGTATCGACAGCCTGACCGCTGCCTTCCCAGTATTTGCTCTTCTTTACTACGTATTCTAA
- a CDS encoding isoprenyl transferase produces MQNSQAFSDSLPKHIAIIMDGNGRWAKSKGKPRVFGHKKGVNAVRKTVAAASKLGIKAMTLFAFSSENWRRPEEEVGLLMELFISVLSSEVKKLHKNNLRLRVIGDTSRFSERLQGKIAEAEALTANNTGMVINIAANYGGKWDITEAAKTLALKARNGEIRVEDINEQLITQHLTMADLPEVDLLIRTSGECRISNFMLWQMAYAEMYFTPEYWPEFGEDSLVEAVTWFINRERRFGCTGEQVKALMAAQ; encoded by the coding sequence ATGCAAAATTCTCAAGCCTTCTCTGATTCCCTCCCTAAGCATATTGCCATCATTATGGACGGCAATGGCCGTTGGGCTAAGTCCAAAGGAAAACCTCGCGTATTCGGTCATAAAAAAGGCGTTAACGCCGTTCGCAAGACCGTTGCTGCAGCTTCTAAACTCGGTATTAAAGCCATGACGTTGTTCGCTTTTAGTAGTGAAAACTGGCGTCGTCCTGAGGAAGAAGTGGGTCTGTTGATGGAGCTGTTCATTTCGGTACTTTCTAGCGAAGTGAAAAAGCTGCATAAAAACAACTTACGCCTGCGTGTCATTGGTGATACCAGCCGCTTTAGTGAGCGACTGCAAGGTAAAATTGCGGAAGCAGAAGCACTGACGGCAAATAACACGGGTATGGTGATTAACATTGCGGCTAACTATGGCGGCAAATGGGATATCACAGAGGCGGCAAAAACGTTGGCGTTAAAAGCGCGTAACGGTGAGATCCGTGTAGAGGATATCAATGAGCAGCTGATTACCCAGCATCTAACAATGGCAGACCTTCCAGAGGTGGATCTTTTGATCCGTACAAGTGGAGAGTGTCGCATTAGTAACTTCATGCTGTGGCAAATGGCGTATGCTGAAATGTACTTTACTCCTGAGTACTGGCCAGAGTTTGGCGAAGACAGCTTAGTAGAAGCTGTAACTTGGTTTATTAACCGAGAGCGTCGCTTTGGTTGTACTGGCGAGCAAGTAAAGGCATTGATGGCTGCTCAATAA
- the frr gene encoding ribosome recycling factor: MINEINKDAQERMDKSVEALKNNLSKVRTGRAHPSLLSGISVEYYGAPTPLNQVANVVAEDARTLAITVFDKELTQKVEKAIMMSDLGLNPMSAGTIIRVPLPPLTEERRKDLVKIVRGEAEGARVAVRNIRRDANSDLKGLLKDKEISEDEDRKAQDEIQKLTDVAVKKIDEVLAAKEKELMEV; this comes from the coding sequence GTGATTAACGAAATCAATAAAGACGCGCAAGAGCGCATGGACAAAAGCGTTGAAGCGCTAAAGAACAACCTTTCTAAAGTTCGTACTGGCCGCGCGCACCCAAGCCTACTATCTGGTATCTCTGTAGAGTACTACGGTGCTCCTACTCCTCTTAACCAAGTAGCAAACGTTGTTGCAGAAGACGCTCGTACTCTAGCAATCACAGTTTTCGACAAAGAACTAACTCAAAAAGTTGAAAAAGCGATCATGATGTCTGACCTTGGCCTAAACCCAATGTCTGCTGGCACAATCATCCGCGTTCCACTTCCACCGCTAACAGAAGAGCGTCGTAAAGACCTAGTTAAGATTGTTCGCGGTGAAGCTGAAGGCGCACGTGTTGCTGTTCGTAACATCCGTCGTGACGCAAACAGCGACCTAAAAGGTCTTCTAAAAGATAAAGAAATCTCTGAAGACGAAGATCGTAAAGCACAAGACGAAATTCAAAAACTGACTGACGTAGCAGTTAAGAAGATCGACGAAGTTCTTGCTGCTAAAGAAAAAGAGTTGATGGAAGTTTAA
- the pyrH gene encoding UMP kinase, whose protein sequence is MTTNPKPAYQRILLKLSGEALQGEEGFGIDPAVLDRMAQEVKELVELGVQVGVVIGGGNLFRGAGLAEAGMNRVVGDHMGMLATVMNGLAMRDALHRAYVNARVMSAIPLKGVCDDYNWADAIRELRQGRVVIFSAGTGNPFFTTDSAACLRGIEIEADVVLKATKVDGVFTADPVANPDAELYDKLSYNEVLDKELKVMDLAAFTLARDHKMPIRVFNMNKPGALRRVVMGEAEGTLINAEA, encoded by the coding sequence ATGACTACGAACCCTAAACCAGCGTATCAACGTATTCTATTAAAACTGAGTGGTGAAGCTCTTCAAGGCGAAGAAGGTTTTGGTATTGACCCAGCGGTTCTTGACCGTATGGCTCAAGAAGTGAAAGAGCTGGTTGAACTGGGTGTTCAAGTTGGTGTGGTAATCGGCGGTGGTAACCTGTTCCGTGGTGCTGGTCTTGCGGAAGCGGGTATGAACCGTGTAGTAGGCGACCACATGGGTATGCTTGCAACAGTAATGAACGGTCTAGCAATGCGTGATGCACTTCACCGTGCTTACGTAAACGCTCGTGTAATGTCTGCAATTCCTCTAAAAGGTGTGTGTGACGACTACAATTGGGCAGACGCTATCCGCGAACTTCGCCAAGGCCGTGTAGTAATCTTCTCTGCAGGTACTGGTAACCCATTCTTCACTACAGATTCAGCAGCGTGTCTACGTGGTATCGAAATCGAAGCTGACGTAGTGCTAAAAGCAACGAAAGTTGATGGCGTATTTACTGCTGACCCAGTAGCAAACCCAGATGCAGAGCTGTATGATAAGCTATCTTACAATGAAGTTCTGGATAAAGAACTGAAAGTAATGGACTTGGCTGCGTTCACACTTGCTCGTGACCACAAAATGCCAATCCGTGTATTTAACATGAACAAACCAGGCGCACTACGTCGCGTGGTTATGGGCGAAGCTGAAGGCACGCTGATCAACGCTGAAGCATAA
- the tsf gene encoding translation elongation factor Ts, with protein sequence MATVTAALVKELRERTGAGMMECKKALVEANADIELAIENMRKSGAAKAAKKAGNVAAEGAIIIKEENGVAVLLEVNCQTDFVAKDGNFTAFADKVALDALATKATAEELVAKFEEERVALVAKIGENINIRRVAYVEGTAIASYRHGEKIGVVVAGEGDAETLKHVAMHVAASKPEFVTPEDVPADVVAKEKEVQVEIAMNEGKPQEIAEKMVIGRMKKFTGEISLTGQAFIMEPKKSVGEMLKEKGASVATFVRLEVGEGIEKAAEMSFAEEVALAQKG encoded by the coding sequence ATGGCAACTGTAACTGCTGCTCTAGTTAAAGAACTTCGCGAGCGCACTGGCGCTGGCATGATGGAATGTAAGAAAGCGCTTGTAGAAGCAAACGCTGACATCGAACTAGCAATTGAAAACATGCGTAAATCAGGCGCAGCGAAAGCAGCTAAAAAAGCTGGTAACGTTGCAGCTGAAGGCGCAATCATCATCAAAGAAGAAAACGGCGTTGCTGTTCTTCTTGAAGTTAACTGCCAAACTGACTTCGTTGCTAAAGACGGTAACTTCACTGCATTCGCAGACAAAGTAGCACTTGACGCTCTAGCGACTAAAGCTACTGCTGAAGAGCTAGTTGCTAAGTTCGAAGAAGAGCGCGTAGCTCTAGTTGCTAAAATCGGCGAAAACATCAACATCCGTCGCGTTGCTTACGTTGAAGGTACTGCAATCGCTTCTTACCGTCACGGTGAGAAAATCGGTGTTGTTGTTGCTGGTGAAGGCGACGCAGAAACTCTTAAGCACGTTGCAATGCACGTTGCTGCTTCTAAGCCTGAGTTCGTTACTCCAGAAGACGTACCAGCTGACGTAGTTGCTAAAGAGAAAGAAGTTCAAGTTGAAATCGCTATGAACGAAGGCAAGCCACAAGAGATCGCTGAGAAGATGGTTATCGGCCGCATGAAGAAATTCACTGGCGAAATCTCTCTAACTGGTCAAGCTTTCATCATGGAACCTAAGAAATCTGTTGGCGAAATGCTAAAAGAGAAAGGTGCTTCTGTTGCTACATTCGTTCGCCTAGAAGTAGGTGAAGGTATCGAGAAAGCAGCTGAAATGAGCTTCGCAGAAGAAGTAGCACTAGCTCAAAAAGGTTAA
- the rpsB gene encoding 30S ribosomal protein S2 — protein sequence MATVSMRDMLKAGVHFGHQTRYWNPKMKPFIFGARNRVHIINLEKTVPMFNEALAELAKVGEKKGKVLFVGTKRAASEAVKEAAIASNQYYVNNRWLGGMLTNYKTVRQSIKRLKDFEAQAQDGTFEKLTKKEALMRTREMEKLEKSLGGIKDMGGLPDALFVIDADHEHIAIKEANNLGIPVYAVVDTNSNPDGVDYIIPGNDDAIRAVQLYLNAAASAVSEGRNKDVAAVAEKDGFVEAE from the coding sequence ATGGCAACTGTATCAATGCGCGATATGCTGAAAGCTGGTGTTCACTTCGGTCACCAAACTCGTTACTGGAACCCAAAAATGAAGCCATTCATCTTTGGTGCTCGTAACCGCGTTCACATCATCAACCTAGAAAAAACTGTACCAATGTTCAACGAAGCTCTAGCTGAACTAGCTAAAGTTGGCGAGAAGAAAGGTAAAGTTCTATTCGTAGGTACTAAGCGCGCTGCATCTGAAGCTGTTAAAGAAGCTGCAATCGCAAGCAACCAATACTACGTTAACAACCGTTGGTTGGGCGGCATGCTAACGAACTACAAAACAGTTCGTCAGTCTATCAAGCGTCTAAAAGATTTCGAAGCACAAGCACAAGACGGTACTTTCGAAAAACTAACTAAGAAAGAAGCTCTAATGCGTACTCGTGAAATGGAGAAGCTAGAGAAATCTCTTGGTGGTATCAAAGATATGGGCGGCCTACCAGACGCTCTATTCGTAATCGACGCTGATCACGAGCACATTGCAATTAAAGAAGCTAACAACCTAGGTATTCCAGTATACGCTGTGGTAGATACTAACTCTAACCCAGACGGCGTTGACTACATCATCCCAGGTAACGACGACGCGATCCGCGCAGTTCAACTATACCTAAACGCTGCAGCATCTGCAGTGTCTGAAGGTCGCAACAAAGACGTTGCAGCAGTTGCTGAAAAAGACGGTTTTGTAGAAGCTGAATAA
- the map gene encoding type I methionyl aminopeptidase, whose protein sequence is MSIKIKTAEEIERMRIAGKLAADTLEMIEPHIKAGVTTDELNQICHDYALERGAYSAPLDYHGFPKSICTSINHIVCHGIPAAQDEKGANGQMKPAVLKDGDIINVDITVIVPNDENADLSVRPQGYHGDTSKMFLVGDVSPANKRLCMVAQESLYIGMRQVKPGATVGDIGTAIEKYIKENNKNNPRNKFSIVKDFCGHGIGDEFHEEPQVVHYKNKDRRVLKEGMCFTIEPMINAGKFGCTVDAQDDWTVYTGDGKNSAQWEHTIVVTKEGCEVLTLRSDDTIPRMMKNV, encoded by the coding sequence ATGTCAATCAAGATTAAAACTGCTGAAGAAATCGAACGCATGCGTATTGCGGGCAAGCTAGCCGCAGATACTCTAGAAATGATCGAACCCCATATTAAAGCGGGTGTGACGACAGACGAATTAAACCAAATCTGTCACGATTACGCTCTAGAGCGAGGCGCTTACTCTGCACCGCTTGATTACCATGGATTCCCTAAATCAATCTGTACGTCAATCAACCACATCGTATGTCACGGTATTCCTGCGGCGCAAGACGAAAAAGGTGCAAACGGCCAAATGAAGCCAGCTGTACTTAAAGATGGCGACATCATCAACGTTGATATCACGGTTATCGTTCCTAACGATGAAAACGCAGACCTAAGCGTTCGTCCACAAGGTTACCACGGTGACACTTCTAAGATGTTCCTAGTTGGTGATGTATCACCTGCAAACAAACGTCTGTGCATGGTGGCTCAAGAGTCACTGTACATCGGCATGCGTCAAGTTAAGCCTGGTGCAACGGTTGGTGACATCGGTACCGCTATCGAGAAGTACATCAAAGAAAACAATAAGAACAACCCTCGTAACAAGTTCTCTATTGTGAAAGACTTCTGTGGTCACGGTATCGGCGATGAGTTCCACGAAGAGCCACAAGTGGTTCACTACAAGAACAAAGACCGCCGCGTACTGAAAGAAGGCATGTGCTTTACTATCGAGCCAATGATCAACGCAGGTAAGTTCGGTTGTACTGTTGACGCTCAAGACGATTGGACGGTTTACACTGGCGACGGTAAAAACTCAGCACAGTGGGAACACACTATCGTAGTAACCAAAGAGGGTTGTGAAGTACTAACACTTCGTAGCGACGATACCATTCCACGAATGATGAAAAACGTTTAA
- the glnD gene encoding bifunctional uridylyltransferase/uridylyl-removing protein GlnD, giving the protein MTLQSPLTFTDEQINIGELKQELEKFSSYQKEEFLQHHPVTNLVLSRAEYMDLLLNRLWQHFGFKDIHNISLVAVGGYGRGELHPLSDIDILILSNNKLPNALEAKISEFITLLWDLRLEVGHAVRTVDECAEIGRADLTVATNLQEARLLCGSEDTFQALKKVVLSDSFWPSETFYRAKIQEQRERHARYHDTTYNLEPDIKSTPGGLRDIHTLSWVARRHFGATSLLEMSRYGFLTDAEYRELVECQDFLWRVRFALHIELRRYDNRLTFAHQAQVAEHLGYVGEGNRGVEMMMKEFYRTLRRVAELNKMLLKLFDQAIINGGASEDAEIIDEDFQRRGALIEARKPALFQARPETILDMFLHIANDSSIEGVSPPTLRQLRTARRRLNKFLHTIPEAREKFMALCRHPNALHKAFSLMHKLGVLAAYLPQWSQIVGQMQFDLFHVYTVDEHSIRLLKHINTFSYAENHSKHPICCEVYPRIQKKELLILAAIFHDIGKGRGGDHSVIGEGEAYDFCIEHGLSKPEAKLVSWLVRHHLLMSVTAQRRDIYDPDVITEFAKQVRDEEYLEYLVCLTVADICATNPELWNSWKRTLLAELFYSTQRALRRGLENPVDVRERIRHNQQMASALLRKEGFSAREIEVLWQRFKADYFLRHTHKQIAWHCENLLRMEDTSKPLVLISKKATRGGTEVFVYSPDQPALFATVVAELDRRNFNVHDAQIMTSKDGYVLDTFMVLDQHGKAIEEGRHSAVTKHITHVLEDGRPTKIKTRRTPNKLQHFNVKTKVDFLPTKSKKRTLMEFVALDTPGLLAKVGRTFADLGINLHAAKITTIGERAEDLFILTSEAGGRLSEEQQTELREKLIEKLSDSVSA; this is encoded by the coding sequence ATGACCCTTCAGTCTCCTCTTACGTTTACCGATGAACAGATCAACATCGGCGAACTTAAGCAAGAACTCGAAAAATTCAGTTCATACCAAAAAGAAGAATTTCTTCAACATCACCCAGTGACGAACCTCGTTTTGTCACGTGCTGAGTACATGGATTTACTCCTCAATCGTTTATGGCAACACTTTGGATTCAAAGACATCCACAATATTTCATTAGTTGCCGTAGGTGGTTACGGGCGTGGTGAGTTACACCCTCTGTCTGATATCGACATTTTGATTCTGTCGAATAACAAACTGCCAAACGCGCTAGAAGCCAAAATCAGTGAGTTCATTACCCTGTTGTGGGATTTACGCCTCGAAGTGGGCCACGCTGTGCGTACTGTGGATGAATGTGCAGAAATAGGCCGAGCAGATTTAACCGTTGCAACAAACCTACAAGAAGCGCGTTTGTTGTGTGGCAGTGAAGACACTTTCCAAGCTTTGAAGAAAGTGGTGTTGTCTGACTCTTTCTGGCCAAGCGAAACTTTTTACCGTGCCAAGATTCAGGAGCAGCGTGAACGCCATGCGCGCTACCATGACACCACTTACAACCTCGAACCCGACATCAAGTCCACGCCGGGTGGCTTGCGTGATATTCACACTTTAAGCTGGGTGGCACGTCGTCACTTTGGCGCAACCTCGTTACTAGAAATGAGCCGCTATGGCTTCCTGACCGACGCAGAATACCGAGAGCTGGTCGAGTGTCAGGACTTCTTATGGCGCGTGCGCTTCGCCCTACATATTGAGCTTCGCCGTTATGACAACCGACTGACCTTCGCTCATCAGGCACAAGTCGCGGAGCACCTTGGCTACGTTGGAGAAGGTAACCGAGGCGTCGAGATGATGATGAAGGAGTTCTACCGTACCCTTCGTCGTGTGGCAGAGTTGAATAAGATGCTACTCAAGCTGTTCGATCAAGCGATCATCAATGGTGGCGCTTCCGAAGACGCAGAAATCATCGATGAAGATTTCCAACGTCGTGGCGCACTGATCGAAGCACGCAAACCAGCACTATTCCAAGCACGCCCAGAAACGATTTTAGATATGTTCCTGCATATCGCCAACGATTCAAGCATTGAAGGCGTCAGCCCACCGACTTTGCGTCAGTTACGTACCGCACGTCGTCGATTGAACAAGTTCTTGCACACTATCCCTGAAGCGCGTGAAAAGTTTATGGCGCTGTGTCGTCATCCAAATGCGCTGCATAAAGCGTTCAGTCTAATGCACAAACTTGGTGTACTCGCAGCGTATCTACCGCAATGGAGCCAAATTGTAGGACAGATGCAGTTTGACCTTTTCCATGTGTATACCGTAGATGAGCACAGTATTCGCCTGCTCAAGCACATTAATACCTTTAGCTACGCCGAGAACCACAGCAAACATCCAATTTGCTGCGAAGTTTATCCTCGAATCCAGAAAAAAGAACTACTGATTCTGGCGGCGATTTTTCACGATATAGGTAAAGGTCGCGGCGGTGACCATTCGGTGATTGGCGAAGGCGAAGCGTATGACTTTTGTATCGAACACGGCTTGTCTAAGCCAGAAGCGAAACTGGTTAGCTGGCTGGTAAGGCACCATCTGTTGATGTCTGTGACGGCACAACGTCGTGATATTTACGATCCAGACGTGATTACCGAGTTCGCCAAGCAAGTTCGTGATGAAGAGTACCTTGAATACCTTGTGTGTCTGACGGTAGCCGATATCTGCGCGACCAACCCAGAACTTTGGAACAGTTGGAAACGCACCTTGCTCGCGGAATTGTTCTATTCCACCCAACGCGCGCTGCGCCGTGGCCTAGAAAACCCTGTAGATGTGCGTGAGCGTATTCGTCATAACCAACAAATGGCCTCTGCCCTGCTGCGCAAAGAAGGCTTCTCTGCGCGCGAAATTGAAGTTCTGTGGCAGCGCTTTAAAGCCGATTACTTTTTACGTCACACTCATAAGCAAATCGCTTGGCACTGCGAGAACCTACTGCGCATGGAAGACACGAGCAAACCTCTGGTGCTTATCAGCAAAAAAGCCACGCGTGGTGGTACTGAAGTGTTCGTCTATAGCCCAGACCAACCAGCATTGTTTGCTACCGTTGTAGCGGAGCTTGACCGCCGCAACTTCAACGTACACGACGCGCAGATCATGACAAGCAAAGATGGCTATGTGCTCGATACTTTTATGGTACTGGATCAACACGGTAAAGCGATTGAAGAGGGCCGCCATAGTGCCGTGACTAAGCACATTACTCACGTATTGGAAGACGGTCGTCCGACAAAAATTAAAACGCGTCGTACACCAAATAAGCTCCAGCACTTTAATGTAAAAACCAAAGTTGACTTCCTACCTACTAAGAGCAAAAAGCGTACTTTAATGGAGTTTGTCGCTCTCGATACGCCGGGACTGCTGGCAAAAGTTGGACGTACCTTCGCAGACTTGGGCATTAACCTCCATGCAGCAAAAATCACCACCATAGGTGAGCGTGCAGAAGACTTGTTTATCCTAACCAGTGAAGCAGGCGGCAGGCTAAGTGAAGAGCAGCAAACAGAACTGCGTGAGAAGCTGATAGAGAAATTGTCTGACTCAGTTTCGGCCTAA